A genomic segment from Chitinophagaceae bacterium encodes:
- a CDS encoding methylmalonyl-CoA mutase family protein: protein MSFSTKNKVRIVTAASLFDGHDAAINIMRRILQSKGAEIIHLGHNRSVAEIVECAIEEDVQGIAITSYQGGHVEFFKYMKDLLNENGCGHIKIFGGGGGTILPAEIEELHAYGITRIYSPDDGRKMGLEGMIEDVVKECDFSLNGNGNYTSPMTLGEVKDVRTIARKITNVENGIKIDQDNFNKKIPVLGITGTGGAGKSSVTDEIVRRFLNNYTDKTIAVISVDPSKKKTGGALLGDRIRMNAISSPRAYMRSLATRESDVALSQYVQEAIDICRAAQFDFIILESAGVGQSDASILDYCNISMYVMTPEYGAPSQLEKINMLDYADVICLNKFDKAGAFDALHDIRKQYKRSHALWTAKDEELPVVGTIAAQFNDAGVNELFERLMEKLEEKTGVTFKGHVAHHAHNKDTSNQSTIIPPKRVRYLAEIAETIDSYDKWVNEQAAMARQLYHIDSLSALLSATVKDELEKLKKTLEEKLTTENKKLLDSWQATKERYSKEYYEFKVRDKIIKQPLTYKSLSGTILPKVLLPKYNDWGDILKWQLQENVPGEFPFTAGVFPLKREGEDPTRMFAGEGGPERTNRRFHYVSLGQPAKRLSTAFDSVTLYGEDPAYRPDIYGKVGNSGVSIATVDDAKKLYSGFDLCDAKTSVSMTINGPAPIILAFFMNAAIDQLCEKYIINNNLKEEVNKIIESKYKVKNLPKYLGADGQPVFAEKGELKGSLPGESNGLGLRLLGLSGKDVLPEEVYTLIKAKALSTVRGTVQADILKEDQAQNTCIFSTEFALKLMGDVQQYFIDHKVQNFYSVSISGYHIAEAGANPVTQLAFTLANGFTYVEYYLSRGMHIDDFAPNLSFFFSNGMDPEYSVIGRVARRIWAKALKHKYKGNNRSQKLKYHIQTSGRSLHAQEIDFNDIRTCLQALYAIYDNCNSLHTNAYDEAITTPTEESVRRAMAIQLIINRELGTAKNENPNQGSFLIEELTDLVEQAVLHEFNRITDRGGVLGAMERMYQRNKIQEESLYYETLKHTGEYPLVGVNTFLSKQGSPTILPQEVIRSTTDEKEFQIKTLEAFQARHSGESAAMLKRLQQVAVNNDNLFEELMETVKYCSLGQITNALYSVGGQYRRNM, encoded by the coding sequence ATGAGTTTTTCTACAAAAAATAAAGTACGCATTGTTACAGCCGCTTCTCTATTCGATGGCCACGATGCCGCCATTAACATTATGCGCCGCATTTTACAAAGTAAAGGCGCAGAAATAATTCACCTCGGCCACAACAGGAGCGTGGCAGAAATTGTGGAATGTGCCATAGAGGAAGATGTGCAGGGTATTGCCATTACCAGTTACCAGGGCGGCCATGTAGAGTTTTTTAAATACATGAAAGACCTGCTCAATGAAAACGGTTGCGGGCATATAAAAATATTTGGCGGCGGTGGCGGCACCATTTTGCCTGCAGAAATTGAAGAGCTTCATGCCTATGGCATTACCCGTATTTACAGCCCCGACGATGGCCGTAAAATGGGCCTGGAAGGTATGATTGAAGATGTGGTAAAAGAATGTGATTTTAGCCTTAATGGAAACGGCAATTATACAAGCCCTATGACTTTGGGCGAAGTAAAAGATGTAAGAACTATTGCCCGTAAAATAACTAATGTAGAAAACGGAATAAAAATAGACCAGGATAATTTTAATAAAAAAATTCCGGTACTCGGCATTACCGGCACAGGCGGTGCAGGCAAATCATCCGTAACCGATGAAATTGTACGCAGGTTTTTAAACAATTATACCGATAAAACAATTGCGGTAATATCGGTTGATCCCAGTAAAAAGAAAACCGGCGGCGCTTTGCTGGGCGACCGTATCCGCATGAATGCCATCTCCTCCCCACGGGCTTATATGCGCTCTCTGGCAACACGTGAAAGCGATGTGGCGCTGAGCCAGTATGTACAGGAAGCCATTGATATTTGCCGTGCAGCTCAGTTTGATTTTATTATTTTAGAAAGCGCCGGCGTGGGTCAAAGTGATGCTTCTATTTTAGATTATTGCAACATCAGCATGTATGTAATGACGCCGGAGTATGGCGCACCATCGCAACTGGAAAAAATAAATATGCTGGATTATGCCGATGTAATTTGCCTAAACAAGTTTGACAAAGCCGGCGCCTTTGATGCCTTGCATGATATTCGCAAGCAATATAAACGCAGCCATGCCTTATGGACCGCTAAAGATGAAGAATTGCCCGTAGTAGGCACTATTGCTGCTCAGTTTAACGATGCTGGCGTAAACGAATTGTTTGAAAGGCTCATGGAAAAGTTGGAAGAAAAAACCGGCGTTACTTTTAAAGGCCATGTAGCGCACCATGCACATAATAAAGATACGAGCAACCAATCCACCATCATACCTCCTAAAAGGGTAAGGTACCTGGCAGAAATTGCAGAAACCATAGACAGCTATGATAAATGGGTAAATGAACAGGCAGCTATGGCCAGGCAATTATACCATATTGATAGTTTAAGCGCATTGCTCTCTGCAACAGTAAAAGACGAATTAGAAAAGTTAAAGAAAACTTTAGAAGAAAAATTAACAACTGAAAATAAAAAATTACTTGATAGCTGGCAGGCAACAAAAGAACGCTACAGTAAAGAATATTACGAGTTTAAAGTAAGGGATAAAATTATTAAACAACCACTAACGTATAAAAGTTTATCGGGTACAATTTTACCTAAAGTATTATTGCCCAAATACAATGACTGGGGCGATATTTTAAAATGGCAGTTGCAGGAAAATGTGCCCGGCGAATTTCCTTTTACCGCAGGAGTTTTTCCTTTAAAAAGAGAAGGCGAAGACCCTACCCGTATGTTTGCCGGCGAAGGCGGGCCCGAAAGAACCAACCGCCGCTTTCACTATGTAAGCCTTGGCCAGCCTGCAAAGCGCCTGAGCACAGCATTCGACAGCGTTACCCTTTATGGCGAAGATCCTGCTTACCGCCCCGATATATACGGCAAAGTGGGCAATAGCGGGGTAAGCATTGCCACCGTAGATGATGCCAAAAAATTATACAGTGGCTTTGATTTATGCGATGCCAAAACTTCGGTGAGTATGACCATTAATGGGCCTGCGCCTATAATACTTGCCTTTTTTATGAACGCCGCTATTGATCAGCTTTGTGAGAAATATATTATTAACAACAATTTAAAAGAAGAGGTCAATAAAATTATCGAGTCAAAATACAAAGTAAAAAATTTGCCCAAATACCTTGGGGCAGATGGGCAACCGGTATTTGCAGAAAAAGGAGAACTAAAAGGAAGCCTGCCCGGCGAAAGTAATGGCCTGGGATTACGTTTACTGGGATTAAGTGGTAAAGATGTACTGCCCGAAGAAGTGTATACACTTATAAAAGCAAAAGCGCTTAGTACAGTAAGAGGTACGGTTCAAGCTGATATTTTAAAAGAAGACCAGGCGCAAAACACCTGTATATTTTCAACAGAATTTGCTTTAAAATTAATGGGAGATGTGCAGCAATATTTTATAGATCATAAAGTGCAGAATTTTTACAGTGTAAGCATTAGTGGTTACCATATTGCAGAAGCTGGCGCCAACCCGGTAACCCAACTGGCCTTTACATTGGCCAATGGTTTTACTTATGTAGAGTATTACCTCAGCCGTGGTATGCATATTGATGATTTTGCTCCCAACCTCTCTTTTTTCTTTAGCAATGGTATGGACCCCGAGTACAGCGTAATAGGTCGTGTGGCACGCCGTATTTGGGCCAAAGCCTTAAAGCATAAGTATAAAGGAAACAACCGGAGTCAAAAATTAAAATACCATATTCAAACCAGCGGCCGCTCTTTACATGCTCAGGAAATAGATTTTAATGATATACGCACCTGCTTGCAGGCATTGTATGCCATTTACGATAATTGTAATTCGCTCCACACCAATGCTTACGATGAAGCTATTACCACACCAACGGAAGAAAGTGTGCGCAGGGCTATGGCCATTCAATTAATTATTAACAGGGAGCTGGGTACCGCCAAAAACGAAAACCCCAACCAGGGCTCTTTTTTAATAGAAGAACTTACCGACCTGGTAGAGCAGGCCGTGTTACATGAGTTCAACCGCATTACAGACAGAGGTGGAGTATTGGGCGCTATGGAGCGCATGTATCAACGTAATAAAATTCAGGAAGAAAGCCTTTATTACGAAACCCTAAAGCACACTGGCGAATATCCTTTAGTGGGTGTAAATACTTTTTTAAGCAAGCAAGGCTCACCAACTATTTTACCACAAGAGGTAATACGCAGTACCACCGATGAAAAAGAATTTCAAATAAAAACTCTGGAAGCATTTCAAGCACGCCATTCTGGAGAAAGTGCAGCAATGCTCAAGCGATTGCAACAAGTGGCTGTAAACAATGACAACCTGTTTGAAGAACTAATGGAAACAGTAAAATACTGTTCACTTGGGCAAATTACTAATGCATTATACAGTGTAGGTGGGCAGTACAGGAGAAATATGTAG
- a CDS encoding T9SS type A sorting domain-containing protein — protein MTGKKQWLMLFSACLFSMLSHAQEKYSKVKLPVTSEEIRKFAFNNLNIDHFNYEGNAMLLVLNSEELQSLKNAHYPFELLVDDVVKATIDENRNIVAEISTGRAPLQGDGSERIANIIATPALFGNGGTLRLGASASNPGYFTYADMVAKMQQLATNYPNLVSVYSIGTTAVAADGAPAQTIYGVKISDNVSVDENEPEVLYTGMQHAREAIGGTSMIFFMQYLAENYSNPDNIIKELVDNREIFIIPCVNPQGYMYNYSGASGYPVTGGGLWRKNRRHTGGGASNIGVDLNRNYSVDFANCAGASSSCGSTNPTSDTYFGTAAFSEPETRAIRDFVYSRNFVNSIDQHCYGPYYSLPYGRPSLHAPYSHEDSAYYRAIPALMGYYNGHRAGNSPETVNYEVAGGIKDWLLLGDIGVGSKGKIYGMTGEAGGGNFWAPVSQIIQLCKENCFQNLQLAYAAGAYYDVQDLDDMAIPSGNITGNLSCQVRKIGLGNGQVTISFIPILNITTSTPPITTTISNYFDTYDATFNYTLPGSIAAGHRIEFVWKVEAGGIAVYDTVIKFYSPVTMLNENMEGSFATNWTAIPSGSANWGFTTLSAFGGTHSMTESPLGNYTTSSTRTVTCNTFFNLADATEAYINFWIWHRSENFRDKLQLQVSTNGITWTAVSGSTTVMENNTTNGGTLGGQPALTGIRNEWTRETYNISAYIGFSNVRFRFVFTSDSDASAFAFERDNGFFIDNVKLFKSTVLTPLAVAYINLDGKMLPGKVVQLDWESAIDDDFDHFVIEKSVNGGVTYNSIGQITNTTAPFRYLDHSPVPGNNYYRVRRVDHNGNYLFSRTVRINNNLALYAINVYPNPVVDIMKVRFQNTIASEKLTFSIIDGAGRKVLVQKSTIAPGAIEVMLNLKGLAQGIYILKVSNKNNETLSNQKFIKE, from the coding sequence ATGACCGGTAAAAAACAATGGCTGATGCTTTTTAGTGCATGCTTATTTTCAATGCTTTCTCATGCACAGGAAAAATACAGTAAGGTTAAATTACCTGTAACTTCAGAAGAAATCAGGAAGTTTGCTTTCAATAATTTAAATATTGACCACTTCAATTACGAAGGCAATGCTATGCTGCTGGTATTAAACAGTGAAGAGCTACAATCGTTAAAAAATGCACATTATCCTTTTGAGCTTTTAGTGGATGATGTAGTTAAGGCCACTATTGATGAAAACAGGAATATTGTTGCTGAAATTTCAACAGGAAGGGCGCCTTTGCAGGGAGATGGCTCAGAGAGAATTGCCAACATTATTGCAACACCTGCATTATTTGGTAATGGTGGTACTTTAAGACTTGGCGCTTCTGCAAGCAACCCGGGCTATTTTACTTATGCCGATATGGTGGCAAAAATGCAGCAACTTGCCACAAATTATCCCAATCTTGTATCGGTATATTCTATTGGCACCACAGCTGTTGCTGCCGATGGAGCACCAGCTCAAACTATTTATGGAGTAAAAATTTCCGATAATGTTTCTGTAGACGAAAATGAACCAGAAGTATTATATACAGGAATGCAACATGCAAGAGAGGCTATAGGTGGAACAAGCATGATTTTCTTTATGCAATACCTTGCAGAGAATTACAGCAACCCCGATAATATTATTAAAGAATTAGTAGATAATAGGGAAATTTTTATAATTCCCTGTGTGAACCCACAAGGCTATATGTATAATTATAGCGGCGCAAGTGGCTACCCTGTAACCGGCGGCGGTTTATGGCGTAAAAACAGGAGGCATACCGGCGGTGGTGCATCTAATATTGGGGTTGACCTAAACAGGAATTATAGCGTGGATTTTGCCAATTGTGCCGGCGCTTCTTCTTCCTGCGGATCTACCAATCCTACCAGTGATACATATTTTGGTACAGCTGCATTTTCTGAGCCCGAAACAAGGGCTATTAGAGATTTTGTATACTCAAGAAATTTTGTAAACTCTATAGATCAGCACTGTTACGGTCCATATTATTCTTTACCTTATGGAAGACCATCTTTACACGCTCCATACAGCCACGAAGATTCAGCTTATTACAGAGCAATACCGGCTTTGATGGGTTATTATAATGGCCACCGTGCAGGTAATAGCCCCGAAACGGTAAACTATGAAGTAGCCGGTGGTATTAAAGACTGGTTGCTTTTAGGCGATATTGGTGTTGGCTCAAAAGGTAAAATTTATGGCATGACAGGTGAAGCAGGTGGCGGTAATTTTTGGGCACCGGTAAGCCAAATCATACAACTTTGTAAAGAAAATTGTTTTCAAAACCTGCAACTGGCTTATGCTGCAGGCGCTTATTATGACGTGCAGGATTTGGATGATATGGCAATACCATCAGGCAATATTACCGGTAACTTAAGCTGCCAGGTTCGGAAAATAGGGTTGGGTAATGGCCAGGTTACTATTTCATTCATACCTATTTTAAATATCACTACCTCAACTCCGCCAATTACCACTACCATTTCAAATTATTTTGATACCTATGATGCAACTTTTAATTATACTTTGCCGGGATCAATTGCTGCAGGCCATAGAATTGAATTTGTATGGAAGGTAGAAGCAGGCGGTATTGCAGTTTATGATACCGTAATAAAATTTTATTCCCCGGTTACTATGTTGAATGAGAACATGGAAGGAAGTTTTGCAACAAACTGGACAGCAATTCCTTCAGGATCGGCCAACTGGGGGTTTACTACCCTGTCTGCTTTTGGCGGTACACATTCCATGACCGAATCTCCTTTAGGAAATTATACAACAAGCTCAACCAGAACAGTAACCTGCAATACCTTTTTTAACCTTGCAGATGCAACAGAAGCTTATATCAATTTTTGGATTTGGCACAGGTCCGAAAATTTTAGAGATAAATTGCAGTTACAGGTTTCAACTAACGGAATTACCTGGACGGCAGTAAGCGGCTCTACAACCGTTATGGAAAATAACACAACCAATGGCGGAACTTTAGGCGGGCAGCCTGCGCTTACTGGCATACGTAATGAATGGACGAGAGAAACCTATAATATCAGTGCTTATATTGGTTTCTCCAATGTAAGGTTCAGGTTTGTGTTTACCTCTGATAGTGATGCAAGCGCTTTTGCTTTTGAAAGAGACAACGGTTTTTTTATTGATAATGTGAAGCTGTTTAAATCTACGGTGCTTACTCCTTTGGCTGTTGCTTATATAAACCTGGATGGAAAAATGTTGCCTGGCAAAGTGGTTCAACTCGACTGGGAATCGGCTATTGACGATGATTTTGACCATTTTGTAATTGAAAAATCTGTAAATGGTGGTGTTACCTATAATTCAATTGGGCAGATAACCAATACTACAGCGCCATTCCGCTACCTCGATCATTCTCCCGTACCCGGAAATAATTATTACAGGGTAAGGAGGGTTGACCATAATGGTAATTATCTTTTTAGCAGGACCGTAAGGATAAATAATAACCTTGCTCTCTATGCCATTAATGTTTATCCCAACCCGGTTGTAGACATCATGAAAGTGAGGTTTCAAAATACAATTGCCAGTGAAAAACTTACGTTCTCTATTATAGATGGAGCAGGGCGTAAAGTTTTGGTTCAAAAATCAACTATTGCACCAGGTGCAATTGAAGTGATGCTAAACCTTAAAGGCCTTGCACAAGGAATATATATATTAAAGGTTTCCAATAAAAATAATGAAACCCTGAGTAACCAGAAGTTTATTAAAGAATAA
- the pdxA gene encoding 4-hydroxythreonine-4-phosphate dehydrogenase PdxA — translation MISNENKPIIGFTCGDINGIGPELIIKTLSDNRILEFCTPVIFANNKTLNFYRKSLLDTHFNFSIIKDATRINPRQVNVYHCWEEEIAITPGQINETGGKYAALSLTTAAEALKGGKINGLITAPIHKKNIQSPAFNFTGHTPYLKNLFAAKDVAMMMVAENMRIALLTEHVPVKDIAANISKEAIISKLKVINESLKKDFGITKPKIAVLGLNPHAGDDGLVGKEEIEIIKPAVKEAKQTKDIFCFGPYSADAFFARGQYEKFNAVLALYHDQGLIPFKSLAVGEGVNFTAGLSAVRTSPDHGTAFDIAGKGIADDASFKAALFTCLEIIYNRNEHKQQYKNPLKKMSAAVLRNAVDENIPIDENE, via the coding sequence ATGATTAGTAATGAAAACAAACCTATAATTGGATTTACCTGCGGAGATATTAATGGCATTGGCCCCGAATTAATTATTAAAACATTAAGTGACAATAGGATTTTAGAATTTTGTACTCCGGTAATTTTTGCAAATAATAAAACTTTAAACTTTTATAGAAAAAGCCTGCTAGATACCCACTTTAATTTTTCTATAATTAAGGATGCAACCAGGATAAACCCCAGGCAGGTAAATGTATATCATTGCTGGGAAGAAGAAATAGCAATAACTCCAGGCCAAATAAATGAAACCGGTGGAAAATATGCAGCGCTAAGCCTTACTACGGCTGCAGAAGCGCTTAAAGGAGGAAAAATTAATGGCTTAATAACAGCACCCATCCATAAAAAAAACATTCAATCCCCGGCTTTTAATTTTACGGGCCATACGCCATATTTAAAAAACTTATTTGCTGCAAAAGATGTAGCCATGATGATGGTTGCCGAAAATATGAGGATAGCCTTACTTACCGAGCATGTGCCGGTAAAAGATATTGCCGCTAATATTTCTAAAGAAGCCATCATCAGTAAACTCAAGGTAATTAACGAATCGCTGAAAAAAGATTTTGGTATTACCAAACCTAAAATTGCGGTATTGGGCTTAAACCCACATGCAGGCGACGATGGGCTGGTAGGAAAAGAAGAAATAGAAATCATTAAACCGGCAGTTAAAGAGGCAAAACAAACCAAAGATATTTTTTGCTTTGGCCCATACAGCGCCGATGCATTTTTTGCCCGTGGCCAATATGAAAAATTTAATGCCGTACTGGCTTTGTACCACGACCAGGGCTTGATACCTTTTAAATCCCTTGCCGTTGGTGAAGGTGTGAATTTTACCGCAGGTCTATCTGCTGTTCGTACATCACCCGACCATGGCACTGCGTTTGATATTGCAGGCAAAGGCATTGCCGACGATGCATCCTTTAAAGCTGCGCTTTTTACCTGCCTCGAAATAATTTACAACCGTAACGAGCATAAACAGCAATATAAAAATCCTTTAAAGAAAATGAGCGCTGCTGTATTGAGAAATGCGGTAGATGAAAATATCCCTATAGATGAAAACGAATAA
- a CDS encoding T9SS type A sorting domain-containing protein produces the protein MEFVGNGVINVTFDQPVRNVQFSVYDIDRNQRVAVTALNGVVPVVITNMIRVSGTTLTIAGAGTVLATASANNTTVANNNTNAAINVDIAGPVTSFTLTVTNSGTCSSSCGTGGSENGVFWLSDIIACYTGSFPSNYYAVSTPFTGQPAYVLTVKDDSVFYVNVANGVARFLFLDNGNNNINSMAYDPYRHMVYYTYSLSGPGGTINPNQRTLRRYDYDMDTLGIVENDVRNLDIPLFDQGVESGSAAFFNGSLYLGIEAGTSVSDREAMIWKIDFDASYAALPNASQVYGTQSNIHDWGDIGIYDGILYDFDGRTGGNEDFYHKDMNNGLTVHFNNSPSSLVPRQVGVDYLGRVYNIGSSNTISAGTIVPYNYNGTVNVPLTRNLSYNNYLPVGSWGDAAEAFKPKTDFGDAPASYDPPAFDPGTHERNDSIRLGTAVGIEWAKKVSIDATGDGGEEDAIAGIQIIPNGISTFSVNADVLNRTGRNATLVAWIDANGSGTYEATEGITVTVGSAPGIQTILLTWPGINVTVPVNDTTFMRLRFATTDQGLSTTTPNGYADNGEIEDYPVFVVRVLDNKKITLNVQKTSQQKVSIEWYINEERGIAHYELQKSEDGLYWQMLTAKPANSLNPVAAQYTAVDENPFVPVTYFRVKAIAVDGKIFYSGTKKIDFGAKNSITVSPNPAKDMAKLSFGASNAGMAQISLIDYSGRYVMTNKAAVVKGINTVNLEGVGRLQSGVYNIKILLSNEVLQTSLIVVK, from the coding sequence GTGGAGTTTGTAGGTAATGGAGTTATTAATGTAACCTTTGATCAGCCGGTAAGAAATGTTCAATTTTCAGTTTATGATATAGACAGGAACCAGAGAGTTGCCGTTACGGCACTTAATGGTGTTGTGCCTGTTGTTATCACCAATATGATAAGGGTTTCCGGAACTACATTAACTATTGCAGGCGCTGGTACAGTTTTGGCAACAGCTTCGGCAAATAATACAACAGTTGCCAATAACAATACCAACGCAGCCATTAATGTAGATATAGCAGGGCCGGTAACATCTTTTACACTTACTGTAACTAATAGCGGAACTTGTAGTAGCAGTTGTGGTACCGGAGGTTCAGAAAATGGTGTTTTCTGGCTTTCGGATATAATTGCCTGTTATACCGGAAGCTTCCCCAGTAATTATTATGCAGTTTCAACTCCTTTTACCGGCCAGCCGGCTTATGTGCTTACAGTAAAAGATGATTCTGTTTTTTATGTGAATGTGGCCAATGGTGTTGCCCGCTTTTTATTTCTTGATAATGGAAATAATAATATTAACTCCATGGCTTATGATCCATATCGCCATATGGTTTATTATACCTATAGCCTATCCGGCCCAGGTGGTACTATAAATCCCAATCAAAGAACTTTAAGAAGGTATGATTATGATATGGATACGCTTGGCATTGTGGAAAATGATGTAAGGAATTTGGATATCCCATTATTTGACCAGGGTGTAGAATCTGGATCGGCAGCATTTTTTAATGGTTCTCTCTATTTAGGTATTGAAGCAGGTACATCTGTTTCCGACAGGGAAGCTATGATATGGAAAATAGACTTTGATGCAAGTTATGCAGCGTTGCCCAATGCCAGCCAGGTTTATGGAACTCAATCTAACATCCACGACTGGGGTGATATTGGCATTTACGATGGTATATTATATGATTTTGATGGAAGGACAGGAGGTAATGAAGATTTTTATCATAAGGATATGAATAACGGACTCACTGTTCATTTTAATAATAGCCCAAGTTCATTGGTGCCCAGGCAGGTTGGTGTAGATTATCTTGGCCGGGTGTATAATATCGGTTCGTCTAATACTATTAGTGCAGGCACAATTGTGCCTTATAATTATAACGGCACAGTAAATGTTCCTCTTACCCGTAACTTGAGTTATAATAATTATTTACCGGTTGGTAGCTGGGGCGATGCCGCAGAAGCCTTTAAGCCAAAAACCGATTTTGGAGATGCACCAGCTTCTTACGATCCGCCTGCTTTTGACCCCGGAACCCATGAAAGAAATGACAGCATTAGGCTGGGTACTGCCGTAGGTATTGAGTGGGCTAAGAAAGTTTCTATAGATGCTACCGGTGATGGCGGCGAAGAAGACGCTATCGCCGGTATCCAAATAATTCCCAATGGCATTTCAACTTTTTCGGTAAATGCAGATGTATTAAATAGAACCGGCAGAAATGCTACCCTTGTAGCGTGGATTGATGCCAATGGTAGTGGAACATATGAAGCAACAGAAGGAATAACGGTAACGGTTGGTAGTGCGCCTGGAATTCAAACCATTTTGCTCACCTGGCCCGGTATTAATGTTACCGTACCAGTTAATGATACAACTTTTATGCGCTTAAGGTTTGCAACTACTGACCAGGGGCTTTCTACCACTACGCCTAATGGATATGCCGATAATGGCGAAATAGAAGATTACCCGGTTTTTGTAGTAAGGGTTTTAGATAATAAAAAAATAACGCTTAATGTCCAAAAAACTTCTCAACAAAAAGTTTCTATTGAGTGGTATATAAATGAAGAAAGAGGTATTGCTCATTATGAATTGCAAAAAAGTGAAGATGGGCTTTATTGGCAAATGCTTACAGCAAAACCGGCCAATAGCTTAAACCCTGTTGCTGCACAATATACAGCAGTTGATGAAAATCCATTTGTACCGGTTACTTATTTTAGGGTTAAGGCAATTGCAGTAGATGGTAAAATATTTTATAGTGGTACCAAAAAAATAGATTTTGGAGCTAAAAATTCAATAACGGTTTCACCCAATCCTGCAAAAGATATGGCAAAGCTAAGTTTTGGTGCTTCCAATGCAGGAATGGCGCAAATAAGCCTAATAGATTATAGCGGCAGGTATGTAATGACGAACAAAGCAGCAGTAGTAAAAGGTATAAACACAGTAAACCTTGAAGGAGTTGGGCGCTTGCAAAGCGGAGTATATAATATTAAAATTCTACTAAGCAATGAAGTGCTGCAAACCTCATTAATAGTAGTAAAATAA
- the rsmA gene encoding ribosomal RNA small subunit methyltransferase A, translated as MYRLKKSLGQHFLKDESVIIDIIHALKQEQFTNLLEVGPGAGALTRHLIHLQSVNFKAVELDEEKVAYLEKNYPALKGKIIQQDFLGIEKPFAGSFAVIGNFPYNISTEILFKLLDWRDEVPFIIGMFQKEVAERIAANPGNKIYGVTSALIQPYYKIDYLFDVPPEKFNPPPKVMSAVIKLSRKKDVLKMKSAKAYKNLVKTAFNQRRKTLRNGVKSLFSAEVLKENIFDKRAEQLSIEDFAALSFRMHKV; from the coding sequence ATGTATCGCTTAAAAAAATCGCTGGGCCAACATTTTTTAAAAGATGAATCCGTAATAATAGATATCATCCATGCTTTAAAGCAAGAGCAGTTTACCAATTTGCTCGAAGTAGGCCCCGGAGCCGGTGCGCTTACCAGGCATTTAATTCACCTGCAATCTGTGAATTTTAAAGCTGTAGAGCTGGATGAGGAAAAAGTAGCTTACCTGGAAAAAAATTACCCGGCATTAAAAGGAAAAATTATACAGCAGGATTTTTTAGGGATTGAAAAGCCTTTTGCCGGTTCCTTTGCAGTAATTGGAAATTTTCCCTACAATATATCTACAGAAATTTTATTTAAATTGCTGGACTGGAGGGATGAAGTACCTTTTATTATTGGAATGTTTCAAAAAGAAGTAGCCGAAAGAATTGCCGCAAACCCGGGCAATAAAATATACGGAGTTACCAGCGCACTCATTCAGCCTTATTATAAAATTGACTATTTGTTCGATGTGCCTCCGGAAAAATTTAATCCCCCGCCAAAAGTTATGAGCGCCGTAATTAAATTATCCCGTAAGAAGGATGTGCTGAAAATGAAATCGGCCAAAGCATATAAAAACCTGGTTAAAACCGCCTTTAACCAAAGGCGTAAAACTTTGCGTAACGGCGTAAAAAGCTTATTTAGCGCCGAAGTTTTAAAAGAAAATATTTTTGATAAAAGGGCAGAGCAGTTAAGTATCGAGGACTTTGCTGCTCTTAGCTTTCGAATGCATAAAGTTTGA